The following proteins come from a genomic window of Elusimicrobiota bacterium:
- a CDS encoding AAA family ATPase: protein MLTRIKLWFAERWFKWMIFALVAFAFLLFLISIFAFFAIDSYTRLVMLAQNMLMIPLTFLSALVFVFFYTKGFGRMFGNNKGTVRGDKVNIRFKDVVGLDNAKKEALEVVSLLRDRAKLKAIGGQVVKGLLFFGPPGTGKTLLAKAIATEAGIPFISMSGSEFVEVFVGVGASRVRNLFKTARLQAQAHGGCLIFIDEIDAIGRSRKLSWFGSQETDTTLNQLLTDMDGLNESVGNVVVIGATNAPEDSLDPALLRAGRFDRHVHIDRPNLHERVEVFRYYLRKVKHDPNLDLARLARRAVGRSPADIMNICKEAALIAMREKSLVVEYNHLSKAVERIDLGVVRHLTMTLPEKEATAFHEAGHLVTLYQLHPTEDVFKATIIPRGGALGVVWHNPREERHSHDRNKLIADIKVSLAGFVAEKIKYGVTTTGVAQDFSNATFLASRMVWSLGMGSGGFIGDFTVMQRSGTTHSDLSESLKTELNKEVNQILSQCAKEVEEFLRAEWALVERFAKELCDKHELEYDEIHAIFSDCGKGRRVVPLETVTVGEDPTPNNALPPATPPAIAPGDPAPRA, encoded by the coding sequence ATGTTAACGCGCATCAAGCTATGGTTCGCCGAGCGGTGGTTCAAATGGATGATTTTCGCCCTCGTCGCGTTCGCCTTCCTTTTGTTCCTGATCAGTATTTTCGCTTTTTTCGCCATCGACTCCTACACGCGGCTCGTCATGCTGGCGCAGAACATGTTGATGATCCCGCTCACCTTCCTGAGCGCTTTGGTGTTTGTGTTCTTCTACACCAAGGGGTTCGGCCGCATGTTCGGGAACAACAAGGGGACGGTGAGGGGCGACAAGGTCAATATCCGCTTTAAAGACGTGGTCGGCCTGGACAACGCCAAAAAGGAAGCCCTGGAAGTGGTCAGCCTTCTCCGGGACCGGGCCAAACTCAAAGCCATTGGCGGTCAGGTGGTGAAGGGCCTGCTCTTTTTCGGACCTCCGGGCACGGGCAAGACGTTGTTGGCCAAGGCCATCGCCACGGAAGCGGGCATCCCCTTTATCAGCATGTCGGGCAGCGAATTCGTCGAGGTGTTCGTGGGCGTCGGCGCCAGCCGCGTTCGCAATTTGTTCAAAACGGCTCGCCTTCAGGCCCAGGCCCACGGGGGCTGCCTTATCTTCATCGACGAAATCGACGCCATCGGCCGATCCCGCAAGCTCAGTTGGTTCGGCAGCCAGGAAACAGACACCACGCTCAACCAATTGCTGACCGACATGGACGGCCTCAACGAGAGCGTCGGCAACGTCGTCGTCATCGGGGCCACCAACGCGCCGGAAGATTCCCTCGATCCGGCCCTGCTCCGCGCCGGCCGGTTCGATCGCCACGTTCACATCGACCGCCCCAACCTCCACGAGCGCGTGGAGGTGTTCCGCTACTACCTTCGCAAGGTCAAACACGATCCCAATTTGGACCTGGCGCGATTGGCGCGGCGGGCCGTGGGCCGCTCGCCCGCCGACATTATGAACATCTGCAAAGAAGCCGCTTTGATCGCCATGCGGGAGAAATCGCTCGTCGTGGAATACAACCACCTCTCCAAGGCGGTGGAACGCATCGATTTGGGGGTGGTGCGTCACCTCACCATGACCCTGCCCGAAAAGGAGGCGACCGCGTTCCACGAGGCGGGTCACCTCGTCACGCTCTACCAACTCCATCCCACGGAGGACGTGTTCAAGGCGACCATCATCCCCCGGGGCGGCGCCCTGGGCGTGGTTTGGCACAATCCCCGCGAGGAACGGCACTCCCACGACCGGAACAAATTGATCGCCGACATCAAAGTCTCCCTCGCCGGTTTTGTGGCGGAGAAAATCAAATACGGGGTCACCACCACCGGCGTGGCCCAGGATTTCAGCAACGCCACGTTCTTGGCCAGCCGGATGGTGTGGTCCCTGGGAATGGGTTCCGGCGGGTTCATCGGGGATTTCACGGTCATGCAGCGTAGCGGCACCACCCATTCCGATTTGTCGGAATCGCTCAAAACGGAACTCAACAAAGAGGTCAATCAAATCCTTTCTCAGTGCGCCAAGGAGGTCGAGGAATTCCTTCGGGCCGAGTGGGCGCTGGTGGAGCGGTTCGCTAAGGAGCTGTGCGACAAACACGAGCTCGAGTACGACGAAATCCACGCCATTTTCTCCGATTGCGGCAAGGGGCGCCGGGTGGTGCCCCTGGAGACCGTCACCGTCGGCGAAGACCCAACCCCCAACAATGCCCTGCCCCCCGCGACCCCGCCGGCGATTGCTCCCGGCGATCCCGCTCCTCGCGCTTAG
- a CDS encoding response regulator, which produces MAAKILIAEDDANILGLLSVFLSGLGYEVSLARDGQEALDMAGQVKPDLLIADIMMPRMNGFKLVNTLAMDRHDIPMPKVIMLTSLADQENINRGLSVGADVYIPKPFNLEDVAARIKELLGEKA; this is translated from the coding sequence ATGGCCGCCAAAATCCTGATTGCCGAAGACGACGCGAACATTTTGGGCTTGTTGTCCGTATTCTTGAGCGGGCTGGGTTACGAAGTCAGCCTCGCCCGGGACGGCCAGGAGGCGCTGGACATGGCGGGGCAAGTAAAGCCGGATTTGCTGATCGCCGACATCATGATGCCCCGCATGAACGGTTTCAAGCTCGTGAACACCCTCGCCATGGACCGGCACGACATTCCCATGCCGAAAGTGATCATGCTGACCTCCCTGGCGGACCAGGAAAACATCAACCGCGGTTTGAGCGTCGGCGCCGACGTCTACATCCCCAAGCCTTTTAACCTGGAGGACGTGGCCGCGCGGATCAAGGAATTGTTGGGCGAAAAAGCCTGA
- a CDS encoding response regulator → MSKTGRILVVDDEPHLLDLLVDVISEEGYHVDGVATGTAALHIARNEEYHVALLDYQLGDMTGLALSKELRRAAPNLKVILMTAHASLDMAVKAIQADVYDYMIKPIDSNHLKRSVANALEQYRLLTENQRLVDTLQKTNRELAQLNEFKSKFFSIVTHDLRSPLTSIRGYAQLILQKPDMGPESLTQFLKIIISQSDQLGNLINDLMDVVSIQSGKLRVERALSDLGELLAAVQSRLVPLANQRKVRFEVTTDTALPPLLIDKRRIDQVLTNLIGNAFKHTPEDGRVAVRAAREGAAVRVTVSDTGEGIPPEALERVFEQFFQVESHASKKEGLGLGLTIAREIITAHNGEIGVASEGVGKGAQFWFTLPAPAG, encoded by the coding sequence ATGAGCAAAACCGGACGCATCCTGGTGGTGGACGACGAACCCCACCTGTTGGACCTGCTCGTGGACGTGATTTCCGAAGAGGGCTACCACGTCGACGGGGTGGCCACGGGGACGGCCGCGCTCCACATCGCGCGCAACGAAGAATACCACGTCGCCCTTTTGGATTACCAATTGGGCGACATGACCGGCTTGGCGTTGTCCAAGGAGCTGCGACGGGCCGCTCCGAACCTCAAGGTCATCCTCATGACGGCGCACGCGTCCCTCGACATGGCCGTCAAGGCCATTCAGGCCGACGTGTACGACTACATGATCAAACCCATCGATTCCAACCACCTGAAGCGGTCGGTGGCCAACGCCCTGGAGCAATACCGGCTGTTGACGGAAAACCAGCGGTTGGTGGACACGCTTCAGAAGACCAACCGCGAATTGGCCCAGCTGAACGAGTTCAAATCCAAATTTTTCTCGATCGTGACCCACGACCTTCGCTCGCCCCTCACGTCCATCCGCGGTTACGCCCAACTCATTCTCCAAAAACCCGATATGGGCCCCGAGTCCCTGACGCAATTTCTCAAAATTATCATTTCCCAGTCGGACCAATTGGGAAATTTAATCAACGACTTGATGGACGTGGTGAGCATCCAATCGGGAAAACTGCGCGTGGAGCGGGCCCTGTCGGACCTGGGGGAGCTGCTGGCGGCGGTGCAATCACGCCTGGTCCCCTTGGCCAATCAACGGAAAGTCCGTTTCGAGGTGACGACGGACACCGCCTTGCCCCCGCTTCTCATCGACAAACGCCGGATCGACCAGGTGTTAACGAACCTGATCGGCAACGCGTTCAAGCACACCCCGGAGGACGGACGCGTCGCCGTGCGCGCCGCCCGGGAGGGCGCGGCCGTCCGCGTCACCGTCAGCGACACCGGCGAGGGCATTCCCCCGGAGGCGTTGGAGCGGGTTTTCGAGCAGTTCTTCCAAGTGGAATCGCACGCGAGCAAAAAGGAAGGCTTGGGTTTGGGTTTGACGATCGCTCGGGAAATCATCACCGCGCACAACGGGGAGATCGGCGTGGCGTCGGAGGGCGTGGGGAAGGGCGCCCAGTTTTGGTTCACCCTCCCGGCGCCGGCGGGGTGA
- a CDS encoding tetratricopeptide repeat protein, translated as MSGAPRRPFPVFDVLAGALAAAGVVAVAFVGRIYGPPPVPFFPRTPDEFKTGAPLDADELTARTALRALPENIEAMVDLGIVLYQRGPDRYLNKDAALDAPWDMGALQLLERARHLGSLDERTFFYLASMYEAKGLPTDAADNYERHLRLHTDDVETRLRLGNLYYRLEDFDKSAAAYRGVLASRPGDPLVSYNLALVLRDKKSWTDGLEALRPFTQNARPLPSGGHKLLGDLWRGAGNPTAAVENYGKEMEASGESVELLAALAQAREDLKENDAAIAAWERVLVLDKDHRDARSRLRRLKKPSRR; from the coding sequence GTGAGCGGCGCCCCGCGACGGCCCTTTCCCGTTTTTGACGTTTTGGCGGGTGCGCTGGCCGCGGCGGGGGTCGTCGCGGTGGCCTTTGTCGGACGGATTTACGGGCCGCCGCCCGTCCCGTTTTTCCCGCGCACGCCCGACGAATTCAAAACCGGCGCGCCCCTGGACGCCGACGAGTTGACCGCCCGCACCGCCTTGCGGGCCCTCCCCGAAAACATCGAAGCGATGGTGGACTTGGGCATCGTCCTTTACCAGCGCGGTCCGGACCGTTATCTGAACAAAGACGCCGCCCTCGACGCGCCCTGGGACATGGGGGCCCTCCAGCTTTTGGAGCGGGCCCGCCATTTGGGTTCCCTCGATGAACGGACATTTTTCTACTTGGCGTCCATGTACGAAGCCAAGGGTCTGCCCACCGACGCCGCCGACAATTACGAGCGGCATTTGCGGCTGCACACCGACGACGTGGAAACCCGACTGCGGCTGGGCAACCTTTATTATCGCCTGGAGGATTTTGACAAAAGCGCCGCCGCTTACCGTGGCGTTTTGGCGTCCCGGCCGGGGGACCCCCTGGTGTCCTACAACCTGGCCCTGGTCCTGCGCGACAAGAAATCCTGGACCGACGGCTTGGAAGCTTTGCGCCCGTTCACGCAAAACGCCCGGCCGCTGCCTTCCGGGGGGCACAAGCTGTTGGGGGATTTGTGGCGGGGCGCAGGGAACCCGACCGCGGCTGTTGAGAATTACGGAAAGGAAATGGAGGCGTCCGGGGAAAGCGTGGAGCTTCTGGCCGCCCTCGCCCAGGCCCGGGAGGATTTGAAGGAGAACGACGCGGCCATCGCCGCCTGGGAGCGGGTGTTGGTGTTGGACAAAGACCACCGGGACGCCCGGTCCCGCCTGCGGCGCCTTAAAAAACCTTCCCGACGGTAG
- a CDS encoding 30S ribosomal protein S1 — MMSDVQDEMTMAELLNESAPQSRSGSLVTAHVVEVSATGVLVDVGLKVEGFIPIAEFRGAAKQPVVGDSFPALIKRVAGPEGHPLVSFKEARDRSHMTHVIQARDTGHALEGTVVRSVKGGLIVDVGMEAFLPASQVDRRPVKDLQAWVGQKIQVQVIEMDAGKGNVVVSRRKILDKAAAQKRDETLKNLQVGGVHKGTVTSLTGFGAFVDIGGVEGLLRITDVSWGWVGKLSDALKVGQEIDVKVLKFDPATGKIGLGRKQLLPKPWDSIDTKCPVGSIQKGKVSSIADFGAFVEIEPGIEGLIHQSEFSWKDRGVKPKDVLKVGDETYVYILSINKADEKMALSLKRAGENPWVEAAQQYRPGTKVKGVVTNTLPVGAFVRLPSGIEGMIRLADLSWTKTPQHPKEFLSVGQEVEAVVLEVNPTTEKMNLGLKQMTEDPFAAFAANAVVEAKVVRLADHGAYLELAPDIEGYVHVSEIPSEERLKHPSEVLTVGETVTALVIKNDRKKRRIDLSISKHEKREERRLLKQYRATPGGVSLGDVTDWGAAENPAGTETASTGEPAS, encoded by the coding sequence ATGATGAGCGATGTGCAAGACGAAATGACCATGGCGGAATTGTTGAACGAATCCGCCCCCCAATCCCGTTCCGGTTCCCTCGTGACGGCCCATGTCGTGGAAGTGTCCGCGACGGGCGTCCTGGTGGATGTCGGTTTGAAAGTGGAAGGTTTTATCCCCATCGCGGAATTTCGCGGCGCGGCGAAGCAGCCCGTCGTGGGCGACAGTTTCCCCGCGCTCATCAAGCGGGTCGCCGGCCCGGAGGGGCACCCGCTGGTTTCCTTTAAGGAAGCCCGGGACCGATCCCACATGACCCACGTCATCCAGGCGCGGGACACGGGCCACGCGTTGGAAGGCACCGTGGTTCGATCCGTGAAAGGGGGATTGATTGTGGATGTGGGCATGGAGGCCTTCTTGCCCGCGTCGCAGGTGGATCGACGTCCCGTGAAAGACCTGCAGGCCTGGGTCGGGCAGAAGATACAGGTTCAGGTGATTGAAATGGACGCCGGCAAAGGGAACGTGGTCGTGTCCCGGCGAAAAATTTTGGACAAAGCGGCCGCGCAAAAACGGGACGAAACGCTCAAAAACCTCCAGGTCGGCGGCGTGCACAAGGGCACGGTGACGAGCCTGACCGGTTTCGGCGCCTTCGTCGACATCGGCGGCGTTGAAGGCCTCCTGCGCATCACCGACGTGTCTTGGGGGTGGGTGGGGAAACTGTCCGACGCTCTGAAGGTCGGCCAGGAAATCGACGTCAAAGTGCTCAAGTTTGATCCCGCCACCGGTAAAATCGGCCTCGGGCGCAAGCAATTGCTTCCCAAGCCGTGGGATTCCATCGACACCAAATGCCCCGTCGGGTCCATTCAAAAGGGCAAGGTCTCCAGCATCGCGGACTTCGGGGCCTTTGTGGAAATCGAGCCCGGCATCGAGGGTTTGATTCACCAATCGGAATTTTCCTGGAAGGACCGGGGCGTCAAACCCAAGGACGTGTTGAAGGTGGGGGACGAAACGTACGTTTACATTCTGTCGATCAACAAGGCCGATGAAAAAATGGCCCTCAGCCTCAAGCGCGCGGGGGAAAACCCCTGGGTGGAGGCCGCCCAACAGTACCGTCCCGGCACCAAGGTGAAGGGGGTGGTGACGAACACCCTGCCCGTCGGGGCTTTCGTCCGCTTGCCCAGCGGGATTGAAGGCATGATCCGCCTCGCGGACCTGTCGTGGACGAAAACCCCGCAACACCCGAAGGAATTCCTGTCGGTCGGCCAAGAGGTGGAGGCGGTGGTTTTGGAAGTGAATCCCACGACGGAAAAAATGAATTTGGGCCTCAAACAGATGACGGAGGACCCTTTCGCGGCCTTCGCGGCCAACGCCGTTGTGGAAGCCAAGGTGGTCCGTTTGGCCGACCACGGGGCCTACTTGGAGTTGGCGCCCGACATCGAGGGGTACGTTCACGTCAGCGAGATCCCCTCCGAAGAACGTCTGAAACATCCGTCGGAAGTCCTGACGGTGGGCGAAACGGTCACCGCTTTGGTGATCAAAAACGACCGCAAAAAACGACGGATCGACTTGTCCATCAGCAAGCACGAAAAACGGGAGGAGCGCCGGTTGTTGAAACAGTACCGGGCGACCCCCGGCGGCGTGTCCTTGGGCGACGTGACCGATTGGGGCGCCGCCGAAAACCCCGCGGGCACCGAAACGGCTTCGACCGGCGAACCGGCTTCCTAA
- a CDS encoding MtrB/PioB family outer membrane beta-barrel protein, producing the protein MKRIHTLVAAAFLAGVFGAAPLAAETNQSVEVGLQDVSQNQAEAKFEEYKDVPQGLVFEEYALDVNAANYDLDVKLENLFQDDQSAALDYNRKGKLWFKAGWDQAPHRWGESAFSFFDQTAPGVYAIDDAMQSFFQANPGSATWWNNISTFTDRARAVPLEARADTLSLNLGGALSEGWSVDFNFSQQEKHGNQLLPVALGRSFALELAKEVDQTVYDSGVALNYASEKTTLALSYGMNVYENAINTLVWDNPKRLTDAVGDASRGDGAAQGRYSNAPDNLAHNTRLSASVQLPARSRFVADISATRMTQDEDLLPYSINSALSAGAGFDVTNSSNLPANSAGTEMTLWTQNYQLSNRLLKNVALGVRARSEQLGNDSDEILFTGHTVLDQTWSGTDEETIQFGYRKLNLGAYADWNLTPYMGLGVEYAHETTDRLHREYEETKEPTWTGRLTYNSPSWFRLRGRVIHAERYADGFDMEHYMSNPTTWIENPGIRRYDIAARNRNAGDLQMTAWGGPLTVTLNGSFTQDRFKPGDGDLYIATTAISATNQNLQFGLLSSRVVNGGADFGWDITENADLSTYYQMSLVRNVQRQNQNTGGTVSQNVADNYTLWTIDRYDAVGVGLNTALTDRTGLRLGYDLAFSRGAFEYKELGSAVATKQSLPDTRTSKQDYSVKADYKASKDVSLTLGYLFEIYNITDFATDDMPLATGRLEAQTNLTLGDTSEDYKAHVVSLMMKYKW; encoded by the coding sequence ATGAAAAGAATCCACACCCTGGTCGCGGCGGCCTTCCTGGCGGGAGTCTTCGGCGCGGCCCCGCTCGCGGCGGAGACGAATCAATCGGTTGAAGTCGGCCTGCAGGACGTCAGCCAAAACCAGGCCGAGGCGAAGTTTGAGGAGTACAAAGACGTCCCCCAGGGTTTGGTGTTCGAGGAATACGCCCTGGACGTCAACGCGGCCAACTACGACCTCGACGTGAAATTGGAAAACCTGTTTCAAGACGACCAGTCGGCGGCCTTGGACTACAACCGCAAAGGGAAATTGTGGTTCAAAGCCGGTTGGGATCAGGCCCCCCACCGCTGGGGGGAATCGGCGTTCAGTTTCTTTGACCAAACCGCCCCCGGCGTGTACGCGATCGATGACGCGATGCAGAGCTTTTTCCAGGCGAACCCCGGATCGGCGACGTGGTGGAACAACATCAGCACCTTCACCGACCGCGCCCGCGCGGTTCCCCTCGAAGCCCGGGCGGACACCCTGTCCCTCAACCTCGGCGGCGCTCTGTCGGAAGGGTGGAGCGTGGACTTCAACTTCTCCCAACAAGAAAAACACGGGAACCAATTGCTCCCCGTGGCTTTGGGCCGGAGTTTCGCCCTCGAGTTGGCCAAGGAAGTGGATCAAACCGTTTACGATTCCGGCGTCGCCCTCAATTACGCCTCCGAGAAGACCACCCTGGCGCTCTCCTACGGCATGAACGTCTATGAGAACGCCATCAACACCCTCGTTTGGGACAACCCCAAACGCCTGACCGACGCGGTCGGCGACGCCAGCCGCGGCGATGGCGCCGCCCAAGGCCGGTATTCGAACGCGCCCGACAACTTGGCGCACAACACCCGCCTGTCGGCCTCGGTTCAACTGCCGGCGCGCTCGCGGTTCGTGGCGGACATCAGCGCGACCCGCATGACCCAGGACGAGGACCTGTTGCCCTATTCGATCAACTCGGCGCTCAGCGCCGGGGCCGGGTTCGATGTGACCAACTCCTCCAACCTGCCGGCCAATTCGGCGGGGACGGAGATGACGCTCTGGACGCAAAATTACCAACTTTCCAACCGACTACTTAAAAATGTGGCGTTGGGCGTGCGGGCCCGTTCGGAACAGTTGGGGAACGATTCCGATGAGATCCTCTTCACGGGTCACACGGTTTTGGACCAAACCTGGTCCGGCACGGACGAAGAGACGATTCAGTTTGGTTACCGCAAATTGAATCTCGGCGCCTACGCGGACTGGAACTTGACGCCCTACATGGGGTTGGGCGTGGAGTACGCGCACGAAACCACCGACCGCCTGCACCGGGAATACGAGGAAACCAAAGAGCCCACCTGGACCGGCCGGTTGACCTACAATTCACCGTCCTGGTTCCGGCTTCGCGGCCGCGTGATCCACGCCGAACGCTACGCGGATGGCTTCGACATGGAACATTACATGAGCAACCCCACGACCTGGATCGAGAACCCCGGCATCCGGCGCTACGACATCGCCGCCCGCAACCGCAACGCCGGCGACCTCCAAATGACCGCCTGGGGCGGTCCCCTCACGGTCACGTTGAACGGTTCCTTCACCCAGGACCGGTTCAAACCCGGCGATGGCGATTTGTACATTGCCACGACGGCCATTTCGGCGACCAACCAGAACCTCCAATTCGGTCTCTTGTCTTCCCGGGTGGTGAACGGCGGAGCGGACTTCGGCTGGGACATTACCGAGAACGCGGACCTGTCGACCTACTATCAGATGTCTTTGGTGCGCAACGTTCAACGCCAAAACCAGAACACCGGCGGCACGGTCTCGCAGAACGTCGCCGACAACTACACCCTCTGGACGATCGATCGGTACGACGCCGTGGGGGTGGGGTTGAACACCGCCTTGACGGATCGGACGGGTCTGCGGTTGGGTTACGACCTGGCCTTTTCCCGGGGCGCCTTCGAGTACAAAGAACTGGGATCGGCCGTGGCCACCAAACAGTCCCTCCCCGATACCCGCACGTCCAAACAAGATTACTCGGTCAAAGCCGATTACAAGGCCTCCAAGGACGTGTCCCTCACCTTGGGCTATCTCTTCGAAATCTACAACATCACGGATTTCGCCACCGATGACATGCCTCTGGCCACGGGGCGCTTGGAAGCCCAGACCAACCTCACCTTGGGCGACACCAGCGAGGACTATAAAGCCCACGTGGTGAGCCTGATGATGAAGTACAAATGGTAA
- a CDS encoding DmsE family decaheme c-type cytochrome: MRPFKAKLLSTALCGALGGGVFAATAFAEEAAKAEFVGASVCANCHGEQVDGFKNAKHGIALPKFKGLEFEKSCETCHGAGSLHVEAGGDKTLPAFATVSNPKKLSGRDGSATCLKCHADAGRSHWDGGAHDRANVSCAACHSVHKAQAKHGELVKKTEAETCYQCHRDIKSQMRRSAHMPVEEGKMACSSCHDVHGGPTPKQLKAASVNQLCYSCHQDKRGPFVWEHAPVRENCLNCHSPHGSHHDKMLVGKQPFLCQRCHAYTRHPGTLYDATNVKNQRSQIFAQSCYECHSNIHGSNHPAGKALAR; the protein is encoded by the coding sequence ATGAGACCATTCAAAGCCAAACTTCTCAGCACCGCGTTGTGCGGCGCTCTCGGCGGGGGTGTGTTCGCCGCCACGGCGTTCGCCGAGGAAGCGGCCAAGGCGGAGTTCGTGGGCGCCAGCGTGTGCGCCAACTGCCACGGCGAACAGGTGGACGGTTTCAAAAACGCCAAGCACGGCATCGCCTTGCCCAAATTCAAAGGTTTGGAATTTGAAAAGTCCTGCGAAACCTGCCACGGGGCCGGTTCCCTCCACGTGGAAGCGGGGGGCGACAAGACCCTGCCGGCCTTCGCGACGGTCTCGAACCCGAAAAAATTGTCCGGCCGCGACGGCTCGGCCACCTGTTTGAAATGCCACGCCGACGCCGGGCGGTCCCACTGGGACGGCGGGGCCCACGACCGGGCCAACGTGTCCTGCGCCGCCTGCCACAGCGTGCACAAGGCCCAGGCCAAGCACGGTGAGTTGGTCAAAAAAACTGAAGCCGAAACCTGTTACCAATGCCACCGGGACATCAAATCCCAGATGCGGCGCTCGGCGCACATGCCGGTGGAGGAGGGCAAGATGGCCTGTTCCTCCTGCCACGATGTGCACGGCGGTCCGACGCCGAAACAGCTGAAGGCGGCGAGCGTCAACCAGTTGTGCTACTCCTGCCACCAGGACAAACGCGGTCCCTTTGTCTGGGAACACGCGCCTGTGCGCGAGAACTGCTTGAACTGCCATTCCCCGCACGGTTCGCACCACGACAAAATGCTGGTGGGCAAGCAACCTTTCCTGTGCCAGCGCTGCCACGCCTACACCCGGCACCCCGGCACGCTGTACGACGCCACCAACGTGAAGAACCAGCGCAGCCAGATCTTCGCCCAATCCTGCTACGAGTGCCATTCGAACATTCACGGTTCGAACCACCCGGCCGGCAAGGCGTTAGCGCGATAA
- a CDS encoding thioredoxin family protein codes for MALTPSTMVPLGTPCPTFHLPDVSSGQPLSLESFKNKDVLLVMFLCRHCPYVVHVQAELARIGREYAARGVAVVAISANDAAQYPDDGPVGLRRQASEQGFAFPYLYDDSQAVAKAFGAACTPDFFVYDANRQLVYRGQLDDSRPGNGKPVTGRDLRAALDAALAGRPALEPQRPSAGCNIKWKSSGR; via the coding sequence ATGGCCCTCACCCCCTCCACCATGGTGCCCCTCGGCACCCCGTGCCCGACTTTTCATCTTCCCGACGTCTCCAGCGGACAGCCATTGTCCTTGGAATCTTTTAAAAACAAAGACGTCCTCCTCGTCATGTTCCTCTGCCGACACTGCCCCTACGTGGTCCACGTGCAGGCGGAGCTGGCGCGGATCGGACGGGAATACGCCGCGCGGGGGGTCGCGGTGGTGGCCATCAGCGCCAACGACGCCGCGCAATACCCGGACGACGGCCCGGTGGGCCTTCGGCGACAGGCAAGCGAGCAGGGATTCGCGTTCCCCTACCTTTACGACGACAGTCAGGCCGTGGCCAAGGCCTTCGGCGCGGCCTGCACACCCGATTTTTTCGTTTACGACGCCAACCGGCAGCTGGTCTACCGGGGGCAACTGGACGACAGCCGGCCGGGCAACGGGAAACCGGTCACCGGCCGGGACCTGCGCGCCGCCCTCGACGCCGCCCTGGCCGGCCGCCCCGCGCTCGAACCCCAGCGGCCGAGCGCCGGTTGCAACATCAAATGGAAATCGAGCGGTCGTTGA